A single region of the Acidobacteriota bacterium genome encodes:
- a CDS encoding type II toxin-antitoxin system VapC family toxin, with translation MIYLDSSAIIKLVVAEPESNALRAYLAEHEGHVSSGLARVEVVRALRRTNDRPAVLRYADQVLERIVLVAVDGPVIASAASLDPPLLRSLDAIHLATALSLEELDALVTYDRRLGAAAKEAGLVVASPD, from the coding sequence GTGATCTACCTCGACTCCTCGGCCATCATCAAGCTCGTCGTCGCGGAGCCGGAGTCGAACGCACTCCGCGCCTACCTGGCCGAGCACGAGGGCCATGTGTCGAGCGGCCTCGCGCGGGTCGAGGTCGTTCGAGCGCTGCGCCGGACGAACGACAGACCAGCCGTGCTGCGCTATGCCGACCAGGTACTCGAGAGGATCGTGCTGGTCGCCGTGGACGGACCGGTCATTGCCAGCGCGGCATCCCTGGACCCACCGCTACTGCGAAGCCTGGACGCCATCCACCTCGCCACGGCACTTTCGCTGGAAGAACTCGACGCTCTGGTGACCTACGACCGGCGCCTCGGCGCCGCCGCTAAAGAGGCGGGGCTGGTCGTCGCGTCGCCGGACTGA